From a region of the Oryza sativa Japonica Group chromosome 6, ASM3414082v1 genome:
- the LOC4341750 gene encoding uncharacterized LOC4341750, which produces MTVMPSLRHRAVAKKPKWIIILVSLVCFVLIGAYVFPPRRYSQCYLFGSGACATFKDWLPSVTRRERTDEEIISSVVLRDILAMPMPVSKNPKIALMFLTPGTLPFEKLWEKFLQGQEGRYSIYVHASREKPVHTSSLFVGRDIHSDAVVWGKISMVDAEKRLLANALADVDNQFFVLLSDSCVPLHTFDYVYNYLMGTNISFIDCFRDPGPHGNGRYSPEMLPEIEEKDFRKGAQWFAITRRHALLILADSLYYKKFKLYCKPADGRNCIADEHYLPTLFNMVDPGGIANWSVTHVDWSEGKWHPRSYRAADVTYDLLKNITAVDENFHVTSDDKKLMTQKPCLWNGSKRPCYLFARKFYPETLDNLLKLFTSYTSV; this is translated from the exons ATGACTGTCATGCCATCTCTGCGCCACCGGGCTGTCGCCAAGAAGCCCAAATGGATAATCATTCTTGTGTCACtggtttgttttgtattgattGGGGCATATGTTTTCCCACCACGGCGGTATTCGCAATGCTACCTCTTCGGTTCTGGTGCATGCGCAACTTTCAAGGATTGGCTCCCATCTGTAACCCGCAGGGAGCGGACTGATGAGGAGATCATTTCATCTGTAGTTCTTAGGGATATCCTTGCAATGCCCATGCCAGTGTCGAAAAATCCAAAGATCGCTCTTATGTTCCTGACACCTGGTACACTGCCCTTTGAGAAATTATGGGAAAAGTTTTTACAG GGTCAGGAGGGAAGATACTCCATCTATGTTCATGCATCACGTGAAAAGCCTGTACATACTAGTTCTTTGTTTGTTGGTCGTGATATTCACAGTGACGCG GTAGTATGGGGAAAGATTTCAATGGTTGATGCAGAGAAGAGACTATTGGCCAATGCACTGGCAGATGTTGATAACCAGTTCTTTGTGTTGCTTTCTGACAG CTGTGTTCCACTGCATACATTTGATTATGTCTATAATTATCTGATGGGAACAAATATCAGCTTCATTGATTG TTTCCGTGATCCTGGCCCTCATGGAAACGGGAGGTATTCTCCTGAGATGCTCCCTGAAATTGAGGAGAAAGACTTCAGGAAGGGTGCCCAG TGGTTTGCAATTACACGAAGACATGCTCTACTGATTCTGGCAGACAGCCTTTACTACAAAAAGTTCAAGTTGTACTGCAAG CCAGCAGACGGACGCAACTGTATTGCAGATGAGCATTACTTACCAACCTTATTCAAC ATGGTAGATCCTGGTGGAATTGCTAATTGGTCAGTTACACATGTTGATTGGTCTGAGGGAAAATGGCATCCGAGGTCATATAGAGCTGCAGATGTCACCTACGATCTCTTAAAGAATATAACA GCTGTTGATGAAAATTTCCATGTAACAAGTGATGACAAA AAACTTATGACACAGAAGCCATGCTTATGGAATGGATCGAAGAGACCATGCTATCTTTTTGCTAGGAAGTTCTACCCTGAAACTCTTGACAACCTACTGAAGCTATTCACCAGCTATACATCTGTTTGA
- the LOC4341754 gene encoding pollen allergen Lol p 2-A: MASLSSLMLVTAVAALLVIGSSGTEVTFKIGESSTTSTLELITNVAISEVEIKEKGGSDWRGLKESSANTWKIKSDAPLKGPLSVRFLVKNGGYRIVDDVIPETFKAGSVYKSGIQVQ; the protein is encoded by the coding sequence ATGGCTTCCTTGTCCTCCTTAATGCTCGTCACGGCAGTGGCCGCATTGTTGGTCATTGGCTCATCTGGCACTGAGGTCACCTTCAAGATCGGTGAGTCCTCTACCACCTCTACACTGGAACTCATCACCAATGTCGCCATATCTGAGGTGGAGATCAAGGAGAAGGGTGGCAGCGACTGGAGGGGGCTCAAGGAGTCATCGGCTAACACCTGGAAAATCAAAAGTGATGCACCGCTCAAGGGCCCCTTATCCGTCCGCTTCCTTGTCAAGAACGGTGGCTATCGCATCGTCGACGATGTAATCCCCGAAACCTTTAAGGCCGGCTCCGTCTACAAGAGTGGCATCCAGGTCCAGTAA
- the LOC107277543 gene encoding pollen allergen Lol p 2-A — MPTYATSITKIIDPMASLSSFLLATAMAALLVIGSYATELTFKVGPGSSTTSLNLITNVAISEVEVKEKGTGDWTGLKESSANTWTLKTGAKLKGPFSVRFLVKNGGYRVVDDVIPEAFKVGSVYKSGIQLK, encoded by the coding sequence ATGCCCACATATGcaacatcaatcaccaaaatcaTCGATCCAATGGCCTCCTTGTCATCCTTCCTGCTCGCCACGGCAATGGCCGCATTGTTGGTCATCGGCTCGTACGCCACTGAGCTCACCTTCAAAGTCGGTCCAGGCTCTAGCACCACTAGCCTGAACCTCATCACCAATGTCGCCATCTCTGAGGTGGAGGTAAAGGAGAAGGGCACCGGTGACTGGACGGGGCTCAAGGAGTCATCGGCTAACACCTGGACGCTCAAAACCGGGGCAAAACTCAAGGGCCCCTTCTCCGTCCGCTTCCTTGTCAAGAATGGCGGCTACCGCGTCGTCGACGATGTCATCCCTGAAGCCTTCAAGGTCGGCTCCGTCTATAAGAGTGGCATCCAGCTCAAGTAA
- the LOC4341751 gene encoding V-type proton ATPase catalytic subunit A, whose protein sequence is MSYDRVTTFEDSEKESEYGYVRKVSGPVVVADGMGGAAMYELVRVGNDNLIGEIIRLEGDSATIQVYEETAGLMVNDPVLRTRKPLSVELGPGILGNIFDGIQRPLKTIAIKSGDVYIPRGVSVPALDKDQLWDFEPKKLGVGDAITGGDLYATVFENTLMKHHVALPPGSMGKISYIAPAGQYSLQDTVLELEFQGIKKQFTMLQTWPVRSPRPVSSKLAADTPLLTGQRVLDALFPSVLGGTCAIPGAFGCGKTVISQALSKYSNSEAVVYVGCGERGNEMAEVLMDFPQLTMTLPDGREESVMKRTTLVANTSNMPVAAREASIYTGITIAEYFRDMGYNVSMMADSTSRWAEALREISGRLAEMPADSGYPAYLAARLASFYERAGKVKCLGSPDRTGSVTIVGAVSPPGGDFSDPVTSATLSIVQVFWGLDKKLAQRKHFPSVNWLISYSKYSKALESFYEKFDQDFIDIRTKAREVLQREDDLNEIVQLVGKDALAESDKITLETAKLLREDYLAQNAFTPYDKFCPFYKSVWMMRNIIHFNTLANQAVERAANADGQKITYSVIKHRMGDLFYRLVSQKFEDPAEGEDVLVAKFQKLYDDLTTGFRNLEDEAR, encoded by the exons aTGTCGTACGATCGCGTCACGACCTTCGAGGACTCGGAGAAGGAGAGCGAGTACGGCTACGTCCGCAAG GTTTCTGGACCTGTGGTCGTGGCTGATGGAATGGGTGGTGCTGCCATGTATGAACTTGTCCGAGTTGGTAATGATAACCTCATTGGGGAAATTATTCGTCTTGAGGGTGATTCAGCCACCATTCAAG TTTATGAGGAAACAGCTGGGTTGATGGTCAATGATCCAGTGTTGAGAACAAGAAAG CCTCTTTCAGTTGAATTGGGACCTGGTATCCTTGGAAATATCTTTGATGGAATCCAG CGCCCTCTAAAAACTATTGCTATAAAGTCTGGAGATGTGTACATACCACGTGGTGTTTCAGTCCCTGCTCTTGACAAAGATCAGTTGTGGGATTTTGAGCCAAAGAAGCTAG GTGTTGGAGATGCCATCACTGGTGGAGATCTATATGCT ACTGTGTTTGAGAATACGCTGATGAAACATCATGTTGCCCTTCCTCCTGGTTCTATGGGGAAAATTAGTTACATTGCACCAGCTGGCCAGTATAGCTTGCAG GATACAGTTCTGGAACTGGAATTCCAGGGCATCAAAAAGCAATTTACTATGCTCCAG ACATGGCCTGTCCGGTCACCAAGGCCTGTTTCATCAAAGCTTGCTGCTGACACGCCTCTTCTAACAGGACAG CGTGTACTTGATGCACTATTTCCCTCAGTTCTTGGAGGAACTTGTGCTATTCCTGGAGCATTTGGTTGTGGAAAAACTGTCATTAGTCAGGCACTTTCAAAG TACTCCAATTCTGAAGCTGTGGTTTATGTGGGCTGCGGGGAAAGAGGAAACGAGATGGCTGAGGTCCTTATGGACTTCCCACAATTGACAATGACATTGCCTGATGGACGTGAAGAGTCTGTCATGAAAAGAACTACACTTGTTGCTAACACATCCAACATGCCTGTTGCTGCTCGTGAAGCCTCCATTTATACAG GAATTACAATTGCTGAATACTTCCGTGACATGGGCTATAATGTCAGTATGATGGCTGATTCTACTTCTCGGTGGGCTGAAGCTTTGCGTGAGATTTCAGGACGTCTG GCTGAAATGCCTGCGGATAGTGGTTACCCTGCATATTTGGCTGCACGTTTGGCATCCTTTTACGAACGTGCTGGTAAGGTGAAATGTCTCGGCAGTCCAGATCGGACAGGCAGTGTCACAATTGTTGGTGCTGTCTCTCCACCTGGAGGTGATTTTTCAGATCCTGTTACCTCTGCAACTCTTAGTATTGTGCAG GTCTTTTGGGGATTGGATAAGAAGCTGGCTCAAAGAAAGCATTTCCCATCTGTCAATTGGCTCATCTCTTACTCAAAATACTCAAAG GCTCTGGAATCCTTCTATGAGAAGTTTGATCAAGATTTCATTGATATTAGAACAAAAGCTCGTGAAGTGTTACAGAGAGAGGACGATCTAAATGAAATTGTCCAg CTTGTTGGTAAAGATGCACTGGCAGAATCTGATAAGATTACATTGGAAACAGCCAAGCTACTAAGGGAAGATTACTTGGCACAGAATGCATTTACCCC ATATGACAAGTTCTGTCCATTCTACAAGTCTGTTTGGATGATGCGCAACATTATTCATTTCAATACATTAGCAAATCAG GCTGTGGAGCGTGCAGCTAATGCTGATGGACAAAAAATAACATACAGTGTCATAAAGCATCGTATGGGTGATCTATTTTATCGCCTAGT ATCTCAAAAGTTTGAGGACCCTGCAGAGGGTGAAGATGTCCTAGTCGCAAAATTCCAGAAATTGTATGATGACCTCACAACCGGATTCCGCAACCTAGAAGATGAAGCTAGGTGA
- the LOC4341753 gene encoding bZIP transcription factor RISBZ5: MMKKCPSELQLEAFIREEAGAGDRKPGVLSPGDGARKSGLFSPGDGEMSVLDQSTLDGSGGGHQLWWPESVRTPPRAAAAFSATADERTPASISDDPKPTTSANHAPESDSDSDCDSLLEAERSPRLRGTKSTETKRIRRMVSNRESARRSRRRKQAQLSELESQVEQLKGENSSLFKQLTESSQQFNTAVTDNRILKSDVEALRVKVKMAEDMVARAAMSCGLGQLGLAPLLSSRKMCQALDMLSLPRNDACGFKGLNLGRQVQNSPVQSAASLESLDNRISSEVTSCSADVWP; this comes from the exons atgatgaAGAAGTGCCCGTCGGAGCTGCAGCTGGAGGCGTTCAtccgggaggaggccggcgccggcgaccgcaAGCCCGGCGTGTTATctcccggcgacggcgcgcgtaAGTCCGGCCTGTTCtctcccggcgacggcgagatgtCCGTGTTGGATCAGAGTACACTggacggaagcggcggcggccaccagcTGTGGTGGCCGGAGAGCGTCcgtacgccgccgcgcgccgccgccgccttctcggcCACGGCCGACGAGCGGACGCCGGCGTCCATCTCCG ATGACCCCAAACCAACCACCTCAGCGAACCACGCGCCTGAAAGCGACTCGGACTCCGATTGCGATTCGCTGTTAGAAGCAGAGAGGAGTCCACGCCTGCGTGGCACGAAATCCACAGAAACAAAGCGAATAAGAAG GATGGTGTCCAACAGGGAGTCCGCTCGACGATCCAGGAGGAGAAAGCAGGCACAGTTATCTGAACTCGAATCACAG GTCGAGCAACTCAAAGGCGAAAACTCATCCCTCTTCAAGCAGCTCACAGAGTCCAGCCAGCAGTTCAATACAGCGGTCACGGACAACAGGATCCTCAAATCGGATGTAGAGGCCTTAAGAGTCAAG GTCAAGATGGCTGAAGACATGGTCGCGAGGGCCGCGATGTCGTGTGGCCTGGGCCAGCTCGGGCTGGCGCCATTGCTCAGCTCCAGGAAGATGTGCCAAGCTTTGGATATGCTCAGTTTACCACGGAACGATGCCTGTGGTTTCAAAGGCTTGAACCTGGGTCGACAGGTTCAGAACTCACCGGTTCAAAGCGCTGCAAGCCTAGAGAGCCTGGACAACCGGATATCCAGCGAGGTGACCAGCTGCTCGGCTGATGTGTGGCCTTAA